The Drosophila bipectinata strain 14024-0381.07 chromosome 2L, DbipHiC1v2, whole genome shotgun sequence genome has a segment encoding these proteins:
- the milt gene encoding trafficking kinesin-binding protein milt isoform X2 — protein sequence MTHVNNAKGRREMEMELEREKEIETTSVAPAAGSEVQHRFLANVVDAATATTITCLEDFAFEACQSQSQSQSQSWSELHEEFCIMDDELEYDDELSLCSSSHSGAGGGGAVPMESLTSGEHQNEQLLMEVLCGNRVSQMTRAYDDIEAVTRLLEEKEKDLELTVQIGKELLTQNNGLEARVADLEADLKSANDDRAQLVHELHKKNELISVLTNDADDGTDADTPTMSKSITLDLLQRKVNTLLDENKSLKCEATQLAHKTDEVEEHERQLMADISAQLNDANSQYDNLSLELERQREENRLQHEQIVSLTARLAEAEMRLHQLTQDNDEHLSLLHVTKENQNALALELVEFKQRYEEVLALLHSAQDQLKQQRKRSQPQARSSFLGGLGTSGAGMSGGFFQADSLKCELMESSMYSENSLDSGISGDSQRSADRINRMMMQMPPGSMSSSGMGGSIYAGAGNVPPYKRVFDTVRCAGKSGNYMDSGNVSMTQLGAMSMSSSSGSRMASMAYPAGSYYRGGSNQSLGVKTLSSESLNSQSDDGYPAQPSGVPGAPGAKELEAALKRLTPAEVLARRAMLSYAPAGTYNYDEPMTHGAGGAGHDRNSNLPLGVRTPDSIMSTGSSGMSGSSNHMSASMSHQWRLPEKLQIIKPMEGSQTLHHWSRLATPTLSGLLDERPGVTIRGGRGLDDLGMQVYTLSDVEEDVSEDLPGKQFDAPGCTFTYTNSMVMHPDDGFVNDLSFLSQSQMSSRMASTSTSRQPSCPATPRGGLSRKNSCSTFSVNLGLAGMLNERGIKAVTPSALNTPAGPNYSPTVTPCNSPEGSPPRAQSPEPLFGLLSSGADLLRRKIVGDQHQQQQQKQRSSLSKQQQQKIMLSHLERRALRSLNLIEKVESIGLENIISAQRGLGAGIANRSSSPLSSGSLQSLHTSTNSIVDDIHFDRAQIKGVLHRGLKSPTPVASSSAPGAAAGGVAISTSSSTSAYNSDDSDDQGLVMKMKPAKSSTPTTTAAAQSQPTSGAAPGATASETRLKQMQRQKSRRQLKNGMASQRPDLGTIAGGGGGGGGGRVRPDLGRVSDGSKMAGKREDVKAPEEEEAAPQSITQAFVGSVSSLLFGRKGGWL from the exons ATGACGCACGTAAACAATGCTAAAGGAAGAagggagatggagatggagctagagagagagaaagagatagaGACTACAAGTGTGGCGCCTGCTGCCGGCAGTGAGGTGCAACATCGATTTTTAGCCAATGTGGTGGATGCTGCAACTGCCACAACAATAACCTGCTTGGAAGACTTTGCCTTTGAGGCCTGccagagtcagagtcagagccagagccagagctgGTCGGAATTACACGAAGAATTCTGCATCATGGACGATGAACTTGAGTACGATGATGAGCTATCATTATGCAGCAGCAGTCACAgtggagcaggaggaggaggagcagtgCCAATGGAATCTCTAACATCCGGAGAACACCAAAACGAGCAGTTGTTAATGGAAG tTCTATGTGGGAACCGCGTTAGCCAGATGACTCGAGCGTACGATGATATTGAAGCCGTGACGCGACTGCTGGAGGAGAAGGAAAAGGATCTGGAGCTAACAGTCCAGATTGGGAAGGAGCTACTAACGCAGAATAATGGCCTTGAGGCCAGGGTCGCCGACCTGGAGGCCGATCTCAAGTCGGCCAACGACGATCGGGCCCAGTTGGTCCACGAGCTGCACAAGAAAAATGAGCTCATCTCGGTGCTGACCAACGATGCAGATGATGGCACGGATGCAG aCACTCCCACCATGTCCAAGTCCATTACCCTGGACTTGCTCCAACGAAAGGTAAACACCCTGCTGGATGAGAACAAGTCGCTGAAGTGTGAGGCCACCCAGCTGGCCCACAAGACGGACGAGGTGGAGGAGCACGAGCGCCAGCTGATGGCGGACATCAGTGCCCAGCTGAACGATGCCAACTCGCAGTACGACAACCTCAGTCTGGAGCTGGAGAGGCAGCGGGAGGAGAATCGTTTGCAGCATGAGCAAATCGTTAGTCTGACCGCTCGCTTGGCGGAGGCGGAGATGCGATTGCATCAGCTGACGCAGGACAATGACGAACACCTATCCCTGCTGCACGTGACCAAGGAGAACCAGAATGCTTTGGCCCTGGAGCTGGTGGAGTTCAAGCAGCGGTACGAGGAGGTGCTGGCTTTGCTGCACTCGGCGCAGGATCAACTGAAGCAGCAGAGGAAGAGATCCCAGCCGCAGGCAAGAAGCTCCTTCCTGGGGGGCCTGGGAACGAGCGGAGCCGGCATGAGCGGTGGCTTCTTCCAGGCCGATTCCTTGAAGTGCGAACTGATGGAGTCGTCGATGTACTCGGAGAACAGTCTCGACTCGGGCATATCCGGCGACAGCCAGAGGTCGGCCGACCGTATCAACCGCATGATGATGCAGATGCCGCCGGGCAGCATGAGCTCCTCGGGAATGGGCGGCAGCATCTATGCCGGCGCCGGAAACGTGCCGCCGTACAAGCGGGTGTTCGACACCGTGCGATGTGCCGGCAAGAGCGGCAACTACATGGACAGCGGCAATGTGTCGATGACCCAGCTGGGTGCCATGTCGATGAGCAGCTCCTCGGGATCACGCATGGCCTCTATGGCGTATCCAGCGGGCTCGTACTATCGGGGCGGTAGCAATCAGTCGCTGGGCGTTAAAACTCTATCCAGCGAAAGTCTCAACTCCCAGTCCGATGACGGCTATCCAGCCCAGCCCTCTGGTGTGCCAGGAGCGCCCGGCGCCAAGGAGCTGGAGGCGGCCCTCAAGCGGCTGACGCCAGCGGAGGTTCTCGCCCGCCGTGCAATGCTCTCCTACGCCCCAGCCGGCACCTATAACTATGACGAGCCCATGACCCATGGAGCTGGGGGAGCAGGACACGATCGAAACTCGAACCTGCCGCTGGGCGTGCGAACGCCGGACAGTATTATGTCCACGGGTTCGTCCGGAATGTCCGGCTCGTCGAATCACATGTCCGCCTCTATGTCGCACCAGTGGCGTCTGCCCGAGAAGCTGCAGATCATCAAACCGATGGAGGGCTCCCAAACGTTGCACCACTGGTCGCGTCTAGCCACCCCAACCCTGAGCGGTTTGTTGGACGAGCGACCCGGCGTCACGATTCGAGGTGGTCGGGGATTGGATGACTTGGGAATGCAGGTCTACACGCTGTCGGACGTGGAGGAAGACGTCAGCGAGGACCTGCCCGGCAAGCAGTTCGATGCGCCCGGCTGCACCTTCACCTACACGAATAGCATGGTTATGCATCCGGACGATGGCTTCGTGAACGACCTGTCCTTCCTCTCCCAGTCCCAGATGTCCTCGCGCATGGCTTCAACATCGACATCGAGACAGCCCAG TTGTCCTGCCACGCCACGCGGTGGACTTTCGCGCAAAAATTCTTGCTCCACGTTCTCGGTGAACCTTGGACTCGCCGGAATGCTGAATGAGCGTGGAATCAAGGCAGTGACGCCCAGTGCCCTAAATACGCCCGCCGGTCCCAACTACTCGCCCACGGTGACGCCATGCAACAGTCCCGAGGGATCACCGCCGCGTGCCCAGTCGCCAGAGCCGCTCTTTGGTCTTTTGTCCTCTGGGGCGGATCTACTCCGCCGCAAGATCGTTGGCgaccaacaccaacagcagcaacagaagcaACGCAGCAGTCTCAgcaaacagcagcagcagaagatCATGCTGTCCCACCTGGAGAGGCGGGCTTTAAGATCACTGAATCTGATTGAGAAGGTGGAGAGCATTGGACTGGAGAACATAATCAGCGCACAGCGCGGATTGGGCGCAGGAATCGCGAACAGGAGCAGCTCGCCACTGAGCAGTGGCAGCTTGCAGAGTCTCCACACCAGCACCAACAGCATTGTGGACGACATACACTTCGATCGGGCCCAGATCAAGGGTGTCTTGCATCGCGGTCTGAAGTCGCCGACGCCTGTAGCATCGTCATCAGCACCAGGTGCTGCTGCCGGAGGCGTAGCCATATCCACGAGCAGCAGTACCAGCGCCTACAATAGCGACGACAGCGACGATCAGGGCCTGGTGATGAAGATGAAGCCGGCGAAGAGCTCGACCCCAACCACAACAGCGGCAGCACAAAGTCAGCCAACGTCTGGAGCGGCACCTGGAGCCACGGCTAGCGAGACGCGACTGAAGCAGATGCAGCGCCAGAAATCCCGAAGGCAGCTGAAGAACGGCATGGCTAGCCAAAGACCCGACCTGGGCACGATTGCCGGTGGGGGCGGCGGCGGAGGTGGCGGCAGAGTGCGTCCCGATCTGGGAAGAGTGTCGGACGGCAGCAAGATGGCTGGGAAGCGGGAGGATGTGAAGGCGCCggaagaggaggaggcggCGCCACAGAGCATAACACAGGCGTTTGTGGGTTCAGTTAGTTCCCTGCTGTTCGGCCGCAAGGGCGGTTGGCTGTAA
- the milt gene encoding trafficking kinesin-binding protein milt isoform X4 — MTRAYDDIEAVTRLLEEKEKDLELTVQIGKELLTQNNGLEARVADLEADLKSANDDRAQLVHELHKKNELISVLTNDADDGTDADTPTMSKSITLDLLQRKVNTLLDENKSLKCEATQLAHKTDEVEEHERQLMADISAQLNDANSQYDNLSLELERQREENRLQHEQIVSLTARLAEAEMRLHQLTQDNDEHLSLLHVTKENQNALALELVEFKQRYEEVLALLHSAQDQLKQQRKRSQPQARSSFLGGLGTSGAGMSGGFFQADSLKCELMESSMYSENSLDSGISGDSQRSADRINRMMMQMPPGSMSSSGMGGSIYAGAGNVPPYKRVFDTVRCAGKSGNYMDSGNVSMTQLGAMSMSSSSGSRMASMAYPAGSYYRGGSNQSLGVKTLSSESLNSQSDDGYPAQPSGVPGAPGAKELEAALKRLTPAEVLARRAMLSYAPAGTYNYDEPMTHGAGGAGHDRNSNLPLGVRTPDSIMSTGSSGMSGSSNHMSASMSHQWRLPEKLQIIKPMEGSQTLHHWSRLATPTLSGLLDERPGVTIRGGRGLDDLGMQVYTLSDVEEDVSEDLPGKQFDAPGCTFTYTNSMVMHPDDGFVNDLSFLSQSQMSSRMASTSTSRQPSCPATPRGGLSRKNSCSTFSVNLGLAGMLNERGIKAVTPSALNTPAGPNYSPTVTPCNSPEGSPPRAQSPEPLFGLLSSGADLLRRKIVGDQHQQQQQKQRSSLSKQQQQKIMLSHLERRALRSLNLIEKVESIGLENIISAQRGLGAGIANRSSSPLSSGSLQSLHTSTNSIVDDIHFDRAQIKGVLHRGLKSPTPVASSSAPGAAAGGVAISTSSSTSAYNSDDSDDQGLVMKMKPAKSSTPTTTAAAQSQPTSGAAPGATASETRLKQMQRQKSRRQLKNGMASQRPDLGTIAGGGGGGGGGRVRPDLGRVSDGSKMAGKREDVKAPEEEEAAPQSITQAFVGSVSSLLFGRKGGWL; from the exons ATGACTCGAGCGTACGATGATATTGAAGCCGTGACGCGACTGCTGGAGGAGAAGGAAAAGGATCTGGAGCTAACAGTCCAGATTGGGAAGGAGCTACTAACGCAGAATAATGGCCTTGAGGCCAGGGTCGCCGACCTGGAGGCCGATCTCAAGTCGGCCAACGACGATCGGGCCCAGTTGGTCCACGAGCTGCACAAGAAAAATGAGCTCATCTCGGTGCTGACCAACGATGCAGATGATGGCACGGATGCAG aCACTCCCACCATGTCCAAGTCCATTACCCTGGACTTGCTCCAACGAAAGGTAAACACCCTGCTGGATGAGAACAAGTCGCTGAAGTGTGAGGCCACCCAGCTGGCCCACAAGACGGACGAGGTGGAGGAGCACGAGCGCCAGCTGATGGCGGACATCAGTGCCCAGCTGAACGATGCCAACTCGCAGTACGACAACCTCAGTCTGGAGCTGGAGAGGCAGCGGGAGGAGAATCGTTTGCAGCATGAGCAAATCGTTAGTCTGACCGCTCGCTTGGCGGAGGCGGAGATGCGATTGCATCAGCTGACGCAGGACAATGACGAACACCTATCCCTGCTGCACGTGACCAAGGAGAACCAGAATGCTTTGGCCCTGGAGCTGGTGGAGTTCAAGCAGCGGTACGAGGAGGTGCTGGCTTTGCTGCACTCGGCGCAGGATCAACTGAAGCAGCAGAGGAAGAGATCCCAGCCGCAGGCAAGAAGCTCCTTCCTGGGGGGCCTGGGAACGAGCGGAGCCGGCATGAGCGGTGGCTTCTTCCAGGCCGATTCCTTGAAGTGCGAACTGATGGAGTCGTCGATGTACTCGGAGAACAGTCTCGACTCGGGCATATCCGGCGACAGCCAGAGGTCGGCCGACCGTATCAACCGCATGATGATGCAGATGCCGCCGGGCAGCATGAGCTCCTCGGGAATGGGCGGCAGCATCTATGCCGGCGCCGGAAACGTGCCGCCGTACAAGCGGGTGTTCGACACCGTGCGATGTGCCGGCAAGAGCGGCAACTACATGGACAGCGGCAATGTGTCGATGACCCAGCTGGGTGCCATGTCGATGAGCAGCTCCTCGGGATCACGCATGGCCTCTATGGCGTATCCAGCGGGCTCGTACTATCGGGGCGGTAGCAATCAGTCGCTGGGCGTTAAAACTCTATCCAGCGAAAGTCTCAACTCCCAGTCCGATGACGGCTATCCAGCCCAGCCCTCTGGTGTGCCAGGAGCGCCCGGCGCCAAGGAGCTGGAGGCGGCCCTCAAGCGGCTGACGCCAGCGGAGGTTCTCGCCCGCCGTGCAATGCTCTCCTACGCCCCAGCCGGCACCTATAACTATGACGAGCCCATGACCCATGGAGCTGGGGGAGCAGGACACGATCGAAACTCGAACCTGCCGCTGGGCGTGCGAACGCCGGACAGTATTATGTCCACGGGTTCGTCCGGAATGTCCGGCTCGTCGAATCACATGTCCGCCTCTATGTCGCACCAGTGGCGTCTGCCCGAGAAGCTGCAGATCATCAAACCGATGGAGGGCTCCCAAACGTTGCACCACTGGTCGCGTCTAGCCACCCCAACCCTGAGCGGTTTGTTGGACGAGCGACCCGGCGTCACGATTCGAGGTGGTCGGGGATTGGATGACTTGGGAATGCAGGTCTACACGCTGTCGGACGTGGAGGAAGACGTCAGCGAGGACCTGCCCGGCAAGCAGTTCGATGCGCCCGGCTGCACCTTCACCTACACGAATAGCATGGTTATGCATCCGGACGATGGCTTCGTGAACGACCTGTCCTTCCTCTCCCAGTCCCAGATGTCCTCGCGCATGGCTTCAACATCGACATCGAGACAGCCCAG TTGTCCTGCCACGCCACGCGGTGGACTTTCGCGCAAAAATTCTTGCTCCACGTTCTCGGTGAACCTTGGACTCGCCGGAATGCTGAATGAGCGTGGAATCAAGGCAGTGACGCCCAGTGCCCTAAATACGCCCGCCGGTCCCAACTACTCGCCCACGGTGACGCCATGCAACAGTCCCGAGGGATCACCGCCGCGTGCCCAGTCGCCAGAGCCGCTCTTTGGTCTTTTGTCCTCTGGGGCGGATCTACTCCGCCGCAAGATCGTTGGCgaccaacaccaacagcagcaacagaagcaACGCAGCAGTCTCAgcaaacagcagcagcagaagatCATGCTGTCCCACCTGGAGAGGCGGGCTTTAAGATCACTGAATCTGATTGAGAAGGTGGAGAGCATTGGACTGGAGAACATAATCAGCGCACAGCGCGGATTGGGCGCAGGAATCGCGAACAGGAGCAGCTCGCCACTGAGCAGTGGCAGCTTGCAGAGTCTCCACACCAGCACCAACAGCATTGTGGACGACATACACTTCGATCGGGCCCAGATCAAGGGTGTCTTGCATCGCGGTCTGAAGTCGCCGACGCCTGTAGCATCGTCATCAGCACCAGGTGCTGCTGCCGGAGGCGTAGCCATATCCACGAGCAGCAGTACCAGCGCCTACAATAGCGACGACAGCGACGATCAGGGCCTGGTGATGAAGATGAAGCCGGCGAAGAGCTCGACCCCAACCACAACAGCGGCAGCACAAAGTCAGCCAACGTCTGGAGCGGCACCTGGAGCCACGGCTAGCGAGACGCGACTGAAGCAGATGCAGCGCCAGAAATCCCGAAGGCAGCTGAAGAACGGCATGGCTAGCCAAAGACCCGACCTGGGCACGATTGCCGGTGGGGGCGGCGGCGGAGGTGGCGGCAGAGTGCGTCCCGATCTGGGAAGAGTGTCGGACGGCAGCAAGATGGCTGGGAAGCGGGAGGATGTGAAGGCGCCggaagaggaggaggcggCGCCACAGAGCATAACACAGGCGTTTGTGGGTTCAGTTAGTTCCCTGCTGTTCGGCCGCAAGGGCGGTTGGCTGTAA